One genomic region from Rosa rugosa chromosome 1, drRosRugo1.1, whole genome shotgun sequence encodes:
- the LOC133725808 gene encoding 7-deoxyloganetin glucosyltransferase-like: protein MEVGNKPHAVCIPLPLQSHIKAMVQLAKLLHHRGFHITFVNTEFNHKRFLKSLGPNSLDALPDFRFETIPDGLPNSVESETQNIPLLSDSVRRNCLHPFRNILNKLNGNMVPVTCIVSDGFLTFTITAAEELGIPVVQFFTLAAIGFLGSKQLPTLVEKGLAPLKDENCLTNGSLDKVIDWIPGIKDIRLRDLPSSWRTTNPDNILFNFTLEAVKRVHKASAVVVHTFDALEPDVVDSLSKSTSLLPPVYAIGPLQLLLNQIPEHPLKSVGYSLWKEETECLLWLNSKAKNSVVYVNFGSLVVIRPEHLIEFGWGLANSKLPFLWVIRPDLIIGESAILPPEFVAETEGRCLIASWCPQEQVLNHPSVGAFLTHCGWNSTMESISAGVPMLCWPLSGDQPINCRYVCNEWGIGMEISSDVKRDEVEKLVKELMEGEKGRKMKSKVMEWKKLAEKASGPLGSSSITLDNLVNEVLLSKANVVPIS, encoded by the exons ATGGAAGTCGGTAATAAGCCTCATGCTGTATGCATTCCATTGCCATTGCAAAGCCATATAAAGGCAATGGTTCAGTTAGCTAAACTCCTCCACCACAGAGGTTTTCATATTACCTTCGTCAACACAGAGTTCAATCACAAGCGCTTTCTTAAATCTCTTGGACCCAACTCTCTTGATGCCTTGCCTGATTTTCGCTTTGAAACTATTCCAGATGGCCTTCCAAATTCAGTTGAAAGTGAGACCCAAAACATCCCTTTGCTTTCTGATTCCGTCAGAAGAAATTGCTTGCATCCGTTTCGTAACATCCTTAACAAACTAAATGGAAATATGGTTCCCGTGACTTGCATCGTCTCTGATGGTTTCCTTACGTTCACCATCACAGCTGCTGAAGAACTTGGCATCCCTGTAGTGCAATTCTTTACTTTGGCTGCAATAGGATTCCTGGGAAGTAAACAACTTCCCACTTTGGTGGAAAAAGGACTTGCACCACTCAAAG ACGAGAACTGTTTAACAAATGGATCTTTGGACAAGGTAATAGATTGGATCCCCGGAATTAAAGATATTCGTCTCAGGGATCTCCCAAGCTCTTGGAGAACGACAAACCCCGACAACATCTTGTTTAACTTCACCTTGGAAGCAGTGAAGAGAGTTCATAAAGCTTCAGCGGTTGTTGTTCATACTTTTGATGCCCTGGAGCCAGATGTTGTAGATTCTCTCTCTAAGAGTACATCTCTGCTTCCACCGGTTTATGCCATCGGCCCTCTCCAATTACTTCTCAATCAGATACCAGAACACCCTTTGAAGTCCGTGGGGTACAGTCTATGGAAAGAAGAAACAGAGTGCTTGCTATGGCTCAACTCTAAGGCGAAAAATTCAGTTGTTTATGTCAACTTTGGCAGTTTAGTAGTCATTAGACCAGAACATCTTATTGAGTTTGGCTGGGGACTTGCAAATAGCAAGCTTCCCTTCTTGTGGGTTATTAGACCTGATTTGATTATTGGGGAATCGGCGATTCTGCCACCTGAGTTTGTGGCTGAAACAGAGGGAAGATGTCTAATAGCAAGTTGGTGCCCACAAGAACAAGTGCTTAACCATCCATCAGTCGGAGCGTTTTTAACACATTGCGGTTGGAATTCGACCATGGAGAGTATTTCTGCTGGAGTGCCTATGCTCTGTTGGCCATTAAGTGGTGACCAGCCTATAAACTGTCGCTATGTTTGCAATGAGTGGGGCATCGGCATGGAGATCAGTAGTGATGTGAAGAGAGACGAAGTAGAGAAGCTTGTTAAAGAGTTAATGGAGGGAGAGAAGGGTAGGAAAATGAAAAGTAAGGTCATGGAGTGGAAGAAGCTAGCAGAAAAGGCCAGTGGTCCACTTGGTTCTTCATCCATAACCTTAGACAATTTAGTCAATGAAGTGCTATTGAGCAAAGCTAATGTTGTTCCCATTTCATAA
- the LOC133743294 gene encoding 7-deoxyloganetin glucosyltransferase-like — translation MSTIAVSNKPHVVCIPLPFQGHIKAMLQLAQLLHHKGFYITFVNTQFNHKRFLKSLGPNSLDCLPDFRFETIPDGLPSSDEDDTQDLTLLSEAVRTNCLAPFRNLLNKLNVNMNRPVTSIVSDGFLTFTITVAEELGIPIAQFFTLAAVGFMNYKILPTLVAKGFAPLKDESCLTNEFLDTVIDWVRGVKDIRLRDLSGSWRTTNPDDILFNLALEAVEGAHKASAVVVHTFEALEPDVLEALSSTASMLPPVYAIGPLQLLLNQIPEHPLKSVGYSLRKEETECLQWLNDKTPNSVLYVNFGSLVVMTPQHLMEFAWGLANSKLPFLWVIRPDLVVGQSTILPPEFSAETKERGLIASWCPQEQVLNHPSVGAFLTHSGWNSTMESMSAGVPMLCWPLLADQRINCRYTCYEWGIGMEISNDVKRDEVKKFFEELMVGEKGKEMKNKVMEWKKLAEEAAGPLGSSTITLDNLVNQVLLSKARYFQNTS, via the exons ATGAGTACCATAGCAGTAAGCAATAAGCCTCATGTTGTATGCATTCCTTTGCCATTTCAGGGCCATATAAAGGCAATGCTTCAGTTGGCGCAACTCCTCCACCATAAAGGTTTTTATATAACCTTTGTCAACACACAGTTCAACCACAAGCGCTTTCTTAAGTCTCTTGGACCCAACTCTCTTGATTGCTTGCCTGATTTTCGGTTTGAGACTATTCCGGATGGTCTTCCAAGTTCAGATGAAGATGACACCCAAGACCTCACTTTGCTTTCTGAGGCCGTCAGAACAAATTGCTTGGCTCCGTTTCGTAATCTCCTCAACAAACTGAATGTCAACATGAATCGTCCTGTGACTAGCATTGTCTCAGATGGCTTCCTGACGTTCACAATCACAGTTGCTGAAGAACTTGGAATTCCTATAGCTCAGTTCTTTACTTTGGCGGCAGTCGGATTTATGAACTATAAAATACTTCCCACTTTGGTGGCAAAAGGATTTGCACCACTCAAAG ATGAGAGCTGTTTAACAAATGAATTTTTGGACACGGTAATAGACTGGGTTCGGGGAGTGAAAGATATCCGTTTAAGGGATCTCTCAGGCTCCTGGAGAACCACAAACCCCGATGACATCTTGTTTAACTTGGCCTTAGAAGCAGTGGAGGGAGCTCATAAAGCTTCTGCAGTTGTTGTTCATACTTTTGAGGCTTTGGAGCCAGATGTTTTGGAAGCTCTCTCCAGCACTGCATCTATGCTTCCACCTGTTTACGCCATTGGCCCTCTCCAATTACTTCTCAATCAGATACCGGAACACCCTTTGAAGTCTGTGGGATACAGTTTACGGAAAGAAGAAACAGAGTGCCTCCAATGGCTAAATGATAAGACACCAAACTCAGTTCTGTATGTGAACTTCGGTAGTTTAGTGGTCATGACACCACAACATCTTATGGAGTTTGCTTGGGGACTTGCAAATAGCAAGCTTCCCTTCCTGTGGGTTATTAGACCAGATTTGGTTGTTGGTCAGTCTACAATTTTGCCGCCTGAGTTTTCcgctgaaacaaaggaaagaggtCTAATAGCAAGTTGGTGCCCGCAAGAGCAAGTGCTTAACCATCCATCAGTTGGAGCATTTTTAACACACAGCGGTTGGAATTCAACCATGGAGAGTATGTCTGCTGGAGTGCCTATGCTCTGTTGGCCATTACTTGCTGACCAGCGGATCAACTGTCGCTATACTTGCTATGAGTGGGGTATTGGCATGGAGATCAGTAATGATGTGAAAAGAGATGAAGTAAAGAAATTTTTTGAAGAGTTAATGGTAGGAGAGAAGGGTAAGGAAATGAAAAATAAGGTCATGGAGTGGAAGAAACTAGCAGAAGAGGCCGCTGGTCCGCTTGGTTCGTCAACCATAACATTAGACAATTTGGTTAATCAAGTGCTATTAAGCAAAGCTAGATATTTTCAAAACACTAGTTAA
- the LOC133725809 gene encoding uncharacterized protein LOC133725809, with product MKTEAPGFLIQIGDDVDDDFLSQVAAAEAHALANKRRRIATPTPSPNAVASAPPPPRAANPKERSDAEADGGLYIAALKGNQSAFSEPPRGGGFGRGRVGGAVAEAGNDGVLGGDACFKCGKSGHWARDCDAPGGGGGGGGGYSGNYGGGGYNGNYGCDAASAISFPEKSCPCGSGTCVVLTANTEKNRGRKFYKCPLRQENGGCGFFEWCDNASGPNAMTGAGSGSFSRTQNYASDSTVPALECPCGGGQCRILTAKTGKNIGSQFFRCPGNEGSSCGFFKWCNENTVAAGSVQGARIPKVVYGSSETGSQGSYGVRTGSSCYKCGKEGHWARDCSVPSNNAPVEFGGRSASTSSCYKCGKTGHWARDCPSG from the exons ATGAAGACGGAAGCACCCGGATTTCTGATCCAAATCGGCGACGACGTAGACGACGACTTCCTTTCTCAGGTTGCCGCCGCGGAGGCCCATGCTCTCGCGAACAAGCGCCGCCGTATCGCCACCCCCACGCCCTCCCCAAACGCCGTCGCGTCGGCACCTCCACCACCACGGGCCGCGAATCCGAAGGAGAGATCCGACGCCGAAGCCGACGGCGGTCTCTACATCGCGGCGCTCAAAGGAAACCAGAGCGCGTTCTCCGAGCCTCCGCGCGGCGGTGGATTTGGCAGAGGGCGAGTCGGCGGGGCCGTAGCGGAGGCGGGAAACGACGGCGTTTTGGGCGGTGATGCATGCTTCAAGTGCGGGAAATCGGGACACTGGGCTCGCGATTGCGATGCCCCaggcggaggaggaggtggcggcGGGGGGTATAGTGGTAATTACGGCGGCGGAGGGTATAATGGTAATTACGGCTGCGACGCTGCGTCCGCGATTTCGTTTCCTGAGAAAAGCTGCCCCTGTGGATCTGGAACCTGCGTGGTGCTCACCGCAAATACTGAGAAGAATCGAGGTCGAAAATTCTACAAATGCCCACTTAGACAG GAAAATGGGGGTTGTGGTTTCTTTGAGTGGTGTGATAATGCTTCTGGGCCTAATGCCATGACTGGTGCTGGTAGTGGTAGCTTTAGTAGGACCCAAAACTATGCATCTGATTCTACAGTTCCAGCTCTTGAATGTCCCTGTGGTGGTGGGCAATGCCGAATCTTAACAGCTAAAACCGGCAAAAATATCGGCAGCCAATTCTTTCGCTGTCCTGGAAATGAG GGAAGCTCTTGCGGTTTCTTCAAGTGGTGCAATGAGAATACTGTGGCAGCTGGTAGTGTTCAAGGTGCACGAATCCCCAAGGTGGTTTATGGTTCAAGCGAGACAGGCAGCCAAGGGAGCTATGGTGTTAGGACTGGTTCTTCCTGTTACAAGTGTGGAAAGGAAGGGCATTGGGCAAGAGATTGCTCCGTTCCTTCAAACAATGCTCCGGTTGAATTTGGAGGACGGTCTGCTTCAACAAGCAGCTGCTATAAGTGTGGAAAGACGGGGCACTGGGCCAGGGACTGTCCTTCTGGTTAA